The Arachis hypogaea cultivar Tifrunner chromosome 14, arahy.Tifrunner.gnm2.J5K5, whole genome shotgun sequence genome has a segment encoding these proteins:
- the LOC112744007 gene encoding E3 ubiquitin-protein ligase At1g63170, with the protein MQNTNASPSSPAAVDTAPFLLRSRRFLRRTPPPLRTAARLFRQASGRRMMLREPSVRVREAAAAELEGRQSDWAYSKPVVVVDVLWNLAVALVGAAVLCVSTKEEPCVPLRVWIVGYLLQGLIHSLCVVVEFNKRRRVRRSQDGSTSSNGGADREWSFSSESDDLDYDNVERFLHTDDNSITKHVESANTMLSFIWWVIGFYWVTAGGQNLTRDSPQLYWICITFLAFDVVIVLLCVAVACLIGIAVCCCLPCILAILYVVADQEGATKEEIEQLPKYKFRVIKESKKEDDIPESSKGIMMQCDSEATAEHAIALEDAECCICLSAYDDGAELRELPCNHHFHCTCIDKWLLLNATCPLCKLNILRTSNHHQEV; encoded by the exons ATGCAAAATACAAACGCTTCGCCGTCCTCTCCGGCCGCCGTGGACACGGCGCCGTTCCTCCTCCGAAGCCGCCGCTTCCTCCGGCGCACACCACCTCCACTTCGTACGGCGGCTCGTCTCTTCCGTCAGGCCTCAGGGCGGAGAATGATGCTCCGGGAACCATCCGTTCGGGTCCGGGAGGCGGCGGCGGCGGAGCTTGAGGGGCGGCAGAGCGACTGGGCCTACTCGAAaccggtggtggtggtggacgTGCTTTGGAACCTGGCGGTTGCTCTTGTTGGCGCGGCGGTGCTGTGCGTCAGCACGAAAGAGGAGCCATGTGTTCCCTTGAGGGTGTGGATCGTAGGGTACTTGTTGCAAGGTTTGATTCATTCGCTGTGTGTTGTTGTGGAGTTCAATAAAAGAAGGAGAGTGCGGAGGAGCCAAGACGGTTCTACTTCTTCTAATGGTGGTGCTGATAGGGAATGGAGTTTCAGCTCTGAGAGCGATGATTTGGATTATGATAATGTTGAGCGCTTTCTGCACACTGATGATAACAG CATCACGAAGCATGTTGAGTCAGCAAATACCATGCTTTCATTTATATGGTGGGTCATTGGGTTCTATTGGGTAACTGCCGGTGGCCAGAATTTGACGAGGGACTCACCTCAGCTTTATTG GATCTGCATTACATTCCTTGCTTTTGACGTTGTGATTGTGCTGCTTTGTGTTGCTGTTGCATGTCTGATTGGTATTGCTGTTTGCTGTTGCCTGCCATGCATACTTGCTATCTTGTATGTTGTAGCAGATCAG GAAGGGGCAACCAAGGAAGAAATTGAGCAGTTGCCAAAATACAAGTTCAGAGTGATAAAGGAATCTAAGAAAGAAGATGATATTCCAGAATCTTCCAAAGGAATAATGATGCAATGCGACAGCGAAGCAACTGCCGAACATGCTATTGCCTTAGAAGATGCA GAATGCTGCATCTGCCTTTCTGCCTATGATGATGGTGCTGAACTCAGAGAACTTCCATGCAACCACCATTTCCATTGCACGTGCATCGACAAATGGCTGCTTCTAAATGCCACCTGTCCTCTCTGCAAGTTAAACATTTTAAGGACTAGTAATCACCACCAAGAAGTTTGA